Part of the Cynocephalus volans isolate mCynVol1 chromosome 11, mCynVol1.pri, whole genome shotgun sequence genome is shown below.
atttttcttcccctaGATTATTTGCAGGTGTCTTCCCTCGAATGGCAGCAATCAGTCTGGGAGGTTTCATCTTTCTGGGTGCTTATGACCAGACACGCGGCTTGCTATTGGAAGTTGGCAGAAAGAGTCCGTGATGCAGAGGCAGCCTCCCATCTACTGCTCTCAAGAAAGGGGACTGCTCGAGAACCCTCCCTTCTGGTGAGCAGCTGTTCGGCGCCAGTGCTAAAGTCCAGATTTGCTAAGACTACGAACCTGAGAATGTGTCGCCCATGGTACAGGCTGGCTGGAATGAAGTCATCAGCCTAAATGCCAGAAagttaagaaagagagaaaaactatgTCTAGGGTGGTACTCTGAGCAATTTTCTCAGAACCCCTGAATAAATAACTTTGGTGATGCTGAGGCCAGGCCCTTCAGGAGCTCTCATTTGCTCTCTACCTGATCTTCATTTCCTGCCGCCTGATGGTGGATTCAGCAGaaggttataattttaaaagaacgGCTAGATTGAGAGGAGGAGGGAGCCGTGGGGAAAAAGCTGTGTATGTGGGTGTTTCTCCCGCAGGTTAACTCCTTCTGTGTGAGGTTATAGCTTTGTTTAACAAGAATGAACTGCAGGTGCATAGCAAGCATTCTTTCTGGGTAACCAGGCTGCTGTTTTTAATTACTCTCAGATTTCACCTATAAAAACATGCGATTGTATTATTTTACAGAGAAGCGTCCGACAACCCGTGTGTTGTGTGAGAGAAAGTTAGCTGTGGCTCAGGTGACTGGGTGGGGCCACCGAGCCATACCGCACTATTCTATTTCAGGCTGAAAGGAAGGCCTGAGCTGGCTTTGCACTGTCTGCTCAAGTTTTAGGCTCAACATTGGAAGCCGAAGGCATGAAATAGAAAGGTCACTAGATTTCGAGCTTGACTAACAAGCTCCAGGTGTAGAAAAATGGAGGGAAATCTCAGGAATCCAGCAGTGTTGTGTCTTCCCCGGAGCAATAGTATATAAGTCTGCTTTGcctcaatttttttccttgttgggagaaAAAAGATAATCTGGAATTAAGTGGGATGAATGTAAGTAGAAGAATGACCCCAACCATACACTTAACATTTATAAATGAACCTTTATTAAAGACACTTCAATGCCATTTGTTAGACACTTcaatattttacatgtttttcaaTGTACATTGTACcaaaatttctataaataaataactctgtACATAAAAGTAATACTTCCTCTTTCACATTGCCTCTCAGAAGCAGCAAATTCACATATTTTGTGGAAGTAACATTAGTTCACTGTTGAGAACAAAAATTCTACATGTGCTTTACCTTTTGGAACAGTGATGACGTCTGACAGTAAAATTTCACATCAGTAACCATTTTGTCAATGCCTCCCTTCAGCCTTTTGGCTAAAGGAACTTGCTTTCTGAGGTTTTAAGGACCTTGTTTGTTTCAATGTAATTGTTACTGAATTACACATTGGCACTCACAAGATGGTTAGTTATAGGTCTCAAAAGTGCAAATATACCCAGAACCCAGATCAAGGGCTAAATTTTGTACAGGCCGAGCCCAATTCCCTCTGTGCAAGGGAATGGCATGGACAGGCCTGCTCTGGATCCTCAGTAGAAATAAGCTAGCCCTGAAAAGTAAGGACTTTATCCTTTTTATCCCCCGAGGCCAatgtaatattaattatattagcAGAACTAAAAGACTGCTATTGAAAAATCCACAGGTACCAACACCAGCAGCCTATACCTTACTGAAAAGCCTCAAATAACAATTGGATGATACTGACAAGACCACATTTGCTTTTATCACCAAATGAGcttcagagaaggaagaaaggcatGCTTAATTGTTCCGATCAGTTGCTTGTGGTGGATTAACAACCCTCCTTCTATTCCTTAAAGAAACAACTTACACCTAAAAAGGAAGAGTCTCTCACTGCAACGGTGAATGACCTCTGCCCCTCTGAGCGCTACAGGAAAGTCTGCTGCGTGAGCATCCACCCATGGGCAGCGCTGATATGAAGTCGGTCTGTGATGTAAAGCAGCCTAGGGGTCTGTCCTACGAAGTGCAATACAAATCCAAGGACTTTCCCTCCTTCCCAACACACCCAAAACTCCAGCCATGTAGTAAGGCACCAAAACTATTTCCCACCCCCCGCCAAAATTAAACAGCAACctgatatgaaaaataatattgtcaaaattgtgtaatttttttctgttaaccaTGCACTAAAGATTAAAATAGCCTCTGTaaaagatatataatatataggaAATCTCTGAAAACTCTTATGTACAACGGTATCAAATACTTTCTGCCTTTTGTACACTTGCATGTTCGTGCTTCAGATGCAAGGCCTCTGAACTACTAGTACTCCACATGGAAGTGAAAACTATATACACATCAGTGACGCTTGAACCCAAGCTGTCGCACAGCCTCTCCTACCTCTCTTTCCTGTAGAGATTGGTGTGACAAGAGCTGAGGTAGACAAAGCCTAGCTTTTTGGTGCCAACAACAGTGGCCCCCTCCATTTCCCAGGGAGTTGTCCTGTCAGTGCTGTGGACTCAAGACTGGAGTCACATGTCTTGGGGAGGTGGCCATTGGAAACAAGCAAGTGCTGGGCTTCACTGGGGACATCAGGAAAGCCTGAGGAAGCTTCTGTGACCTCTGGATTGCCTGAAGTTAACACAGATGAAGGCTGTAGGTCTGTGGAGTCTGGGTCATACAACCTTGCTAAAGTCCAGGAAGAATCCCCTACGAGAAAAGAGAGGGCATGTCAGACCTTCCAGCCTGACCACTTAAGTGGCTCCAGATGTGCCAGCTAGCGACTCCTCAGAAGACAGTGAAAAGTTACCTTTTCCATCTCGACATGCCACTGGCTTTTTCAAGGATGTCAGTATTCTGTCGTGGTTACTGGGGTAGAGGGACCCCCTGCAGTCGGGGTGGGACCCATCAACAGTCCCACTGCTCAGATGAGGTGGAGAATATTCTTGGTCACTTGGACTGGGCTCCTGGCCACTTAGTATACTTGTCTGTGTACTGTCTCTGGACCCAGGCTGAGGATAGAAGGCTTGTTCCTTGGGGTAACTGGCCATGTCAGTGTTGCAGTCACTACAGACAACTGGGCCACTGTGTTCTGAAGGACAGAGCCAAAAATGGATTAGAGCCATTGCCACTGAAGTCTCCCTCCCCACACAAGGAACAGGCTGCTTTGCTTCACTACCATAAAGTGAGAACCCTCTTTACACCCACTGCAacacctccccccacctccccgcaAAGTACGTTCACAGAAACAGGACTTGGCAAACACCAAGCTGTTAATGAAGAATGGGGTCTTTCATGTTTAAATGTTCCAGATTAAGTTAATTTCATTCTCAGAGAATGGGGTCCTATTACTTTGatggcagaaaaaaaagaatcccatTTGAATTAAGCAATATTAAGAGTCTTCTGAATAATTAGAAATTTAGCCTCAAAAAAGCCCTGGTGAAAAGGTACTGACTAAAATGCTACATTTTATTTGGGCCTTGCCCCTTACTTAAGTTGCTTATAAATCCAGAAAATTCATATTCAAGCTCATCACACTGTTCTAGAATTAAGAGAGCTGGCCCAGAGCTTTCTGTTTTTGTATTAGATACCAAATTTGGAGATAGTCAAAGACCAGTAATGTTCTCCCCCTGCCATTTAGTGAGTAGTAGATCAACCCAAATTTTGATTTCAAGAAGAAACTATTCTTCCCAGTGAAAGCATCTCATACCTGTCTTATGTGGACCAGGTGGCCCGTCGGCTTTGTCCGGCACTTTCCATGGCTCTTTAGTGAATCCAACGCAGAGCTTTGGCTGCCTGCATGTGATGCCGTGAGTGTCAACCTCTGAAAAGAGACTTGGGTCCCTTGGACAAACACCTGCAATAGATTCCCCACTATTAGACACTCTGGGCTTAGTATTTCACAGTAAGCCTTATGAAAGGAATGGGCAAGGCTGGTAGAATggagtcattttaaaaaatgttctttagaGTGGTAGAGGGTTGGGCTAACCAAGAGGTCCAGCAAacagcatgttttcttttttcttttttaattaaaaaaacatttttataaacaacatgctaataataaacaactcatctttttttattatttttttaaagatgactggtaaggggatcttaacccttgacttggtggtgtcagcaccacactctcccaagtgaaccacgggccagcTCTAACAGAACCCATCTTTGCTCTATGCTTACCATAATTTACCAAacaattgtattttaaaagtcCTTTTATAACTAATTCAAAAAGTAGTAGTAATTTAAAAATCGTTTAATTCTGCAAATGGCTTATCCAAATCTAAGCCCTGCTATGGACTTATGCAGACTGTCAAGTGTATATTTCAAGGCTGTTCATTACTTTTTCAAATTTGATTcaaagggtaattttttttttaattgagtcagatttgattatacatattcttggggttcaatgttgacatgttgaccaaatcaatatcactagcatatatagttacaaattgtacttattctttacgccccttgcccaatctctccccatccccctcccacctctgataaccctagatttcttctctccttctgaaagagtaatggttactgtgttgacttgttgcctagatgatctgtccaatgctgaaaggtgtgttcaggtcccccagtattatgtagagcagatgcttgttctgtcactctggaatgggctttgtagagacatcttcttttccttggtctctgctggtgactcttcttgtgtcaatgcactccagtggctggtggaccatctgcatagtggttgtggtgtctagccacttttgtggcagccgtggttattgtagtggctgtggtgggccacccacatggaggtgatgtttttggcatgctccttggtgctggcagtgtgcctggttgtgggagggggcaaTAGTCCCCAGCTCCATGACCTAGGATCCTGGGTGGGGCCAGAACtagtcctttgcttgcttctaaaatgggggaacttcctgtgggaaccagtacttgagctctgtggttgaggtaaattgctgctttgctgctgattctatagtgaaagctttttgtgcagctcaggttttaatggttgactttataggtacttccatctctccagagacctggtgcacctgggttgtatagatcCAGGCCTGAGTCttgtcatcaaactgcaccccatgcaattctgcattcccgaccagtctcttctgagtggtcctgcactgattggggtaccggtcagctgtccttgctgtgctctaGTGTTCTCCTGGTAGGACCgtttcccccaccacccctgctgcaaacacttcccgtgggacggGCCGTGCGctgatcccttgtgatgactccctggcctctgagtggctcctttttttcagttgtcgaGGCTCCTTGCTCCTATTTGCGGGagacagtgacactggggactgtctattctgccatcttgaccggaagcctcaAAGATCATGTTTTCTAATTCTACCTTCCCAAGCAGGTAGGCCTGTCTACACTGGGAGCGATGTAAAATGAGCAGCTCTCAGAGGATAAACTTTCTGCTCCAAGTACGTGCTCAGAGTCCTCCACTGTCGGAACTAGCTTGCTTTTGCGAGAGCTTTCTAACATGAGACTGGAATACAGAACAGACCTGGGCACTTCTCCTATACCAGGAATGAGGAGTTCGTTTCATGACCTCTAATGTTCTTGGCAGCTTCCAGGCAGTCCTACCTTACCCTGACTGGGAGATGCTAAGCCCAGTACAGTGACTTCATGGGGATATACTTTAAAACCTTGCAGAATTTGCACAGATCAGgtccaaaataaaacaacagaagcCTTTAGTCACACAGCCCTCTAGTTCATCAAATGTGCCCCATCTAATGGCAGGCACCTGTGCTGGGGACACATTCACATAAGATCTCTGCTTCATGGTCATTGAGGCCTTACCATTGCTCTCAATGTGCCCATTGGCCTGATGGCCACCCTCAGTCCTGACCACAGTTTCTGGTCGGTCAGAAAGGGTCCCCTGAGAAGAGAGGTAACTTGGAACATCTGGTGGCACGATGGTTTCATCTGCAAGGAAACAGGACAATGAAACACAAGGCAAGAAATGCAGACACTTACTCATCGTCAGGCCCAGAAACAGGATCCCCCAACAATGGCCATCAAGGCCGTGCAAGCCCTCCCCGAATCTGCGTGGCCTGACTTTAGGCCCAGGTATAAAAAACATGGCAGTTGGATGTCTGTGTCCACCATGTGCAACAAAGCATGTGCCCAGGATGCCTCTAAGGTGCCAAGCAGCTAAAATGCTGCAGAGTTCACCGTGCACCTTATCTGAGAGTATTCCCACTTAAAGTTCCTGAAAGTTAAAATGGGGTCAATGGGACTAAAGCCTCCACTGTCCAGAATGACACCACATTTCCAAAGGTTCCAGAGTTCTGAATAAACTAAAATTCTTGAAAAAGCTCTGGACCTGGCCTCGTTAACAAGTGCCACTGCTTTTCCTCCTCCCTGCAGATCCCTTCCACCAGCAGGGCCTGACCTGTGTTGGTGACACTGTATTCCTCACTCTTCTTCCTGGTTTGGTAGATGATGCACACCCAGACCAGCGACGTCAGGACGATGCTGCACACCACGGCAATGGTGAAGATGCCCACGGTGGTCCCGTCCTTCCTGCAGCCAGGGGTAGGGACGATGGTCAGCTGGCTGTGAGCACGCTCTGTGCCCAGGGCATTGGACATCTCGCAGGTGTATCGGCCGGCATCCTCTGCCACCACGTTCTGCACGACGAGCAGCTGGTTGCCAGGAGTGAAGTGGTGCCGCTCGGTGAGGCTGAGTGGGCGGTCCCCCTTGAGCCAGGTGATGCGGGGCGGAGGGCTCCCGGTCGCTTTGCACTGGAGGGCCACCGTTTCTCCCACTGACACCATGCGGTCTTCCAAGGGTACCACCAAGGATGGGGTCTCTGCAGGAAGTCAGCAGACATCTTACAGTTATTCTGTGGGCCTCCCTTGCTACAGATCTGCCTTGTCTTCTGGATGAAGGACATACCAACGAAATGCCATCTGAGGTCATTTATCAGAGTGGCGAGCTTTTCAGAAGACCTAATACAATGACTCATTACCCTCTGGGGGTAGCTTTAACAAGGAGAATGAACTAACCTCTGGCCACAAAAGCCCCTACCATTCCCAAGCTGTCCTGTGACAGGCCTGTCTCTCTATTCTTGACCAATACCCCATCCATCCTGCACGATTTGGAGGGCAGTTCTTATTTAGTGTTTTTTACCCAAGCCCTAATGTAGATTCTTAATTCACTGGCTATTGAACAAGTGATTTCatctctttcaaaagaaaagaaaaaaaaaatcaagaaaaatctcAGAAAGCAGCCCAAAATTCCAAAGTAGAAACAGCCCACCACACTTACCCACCCCAGGCTCCACAGAGCAGTTTGAGAAACTTGCCTCCAAGTGCCAATGATAtttaagagtctctctctctctcacacacacacagtttaccAAGAGCCGAACCTAAGACAGTCAGGGTGGCGTTGGCTGAAATGGAGCCAGCCGAGTTCTGGGCAGTACAGCTGTAAACCCCCATGTCATCAATTTTCACATCAGTGATGAAAAACACATCGTCATCCGGCATGACGTGCATGCGTCGCTCACGGGCAGCAGGGAAGTCGGTGCCCCCATCCTTTTGCCAGGCAATCTGGGGGTTAGGATGGCCGGTAGCAGCACATTCAAGACGGGCCATGGTGCCAGTCCGGATGGCAATGTCGTGGGGCATTTTGGTGAATGATGGTAGCActggaaaatatatacatacaggGTCGGGTTATGGGGCAGCAACATGGAAAGCCAGGGAACTCCTCTAAGCAAACAGatattccctcctccttcctcactgTGCCTGGGTGTCAGTTCACTACCTTCGTGCCAGTGTCTACCCAAGACCACTACTGCCACTTTTGCTTCTCCCCACACAGGTGGGGCATCTCCATCAGCCTCTCCTTGTACACCCTAGGCTGGCTAGAACCCCCTCAAGAGCAAGGTTTTTTAGGAGACATTTACCCTGCTATGCCCTGTATGGTAATCAGTCCACACAGGGTTTGCCCATGGGTGCTAGGGCCAGATGCTTGCCTGCCTTAATTACCCACCAGGAGAGCCTGGGAAACAAAAATATCTGCTCCATCAAGATGGAATTACAGAGGGGAAGCTGGCAGGCCTCCACTATGGAGAAAGCAATGGGATGGTTATTCCCTCTTGTAGAATCTCGTCTGGACAAGTGGCGTGGGCCATGCTGCTGTATACACCCAGGCAGAGAGTATGCAGCTCGCTAGCTTACTCAGCCCAAGTATCGACACCCGGACAGTGGTAAGCATCCAGCCACGTGTCAGGCATTACTGCAGCTCCTATCAAGGTTAGTTTTGCTGAGTCTTCAAGAAACAGTGAGGACTCCCTTAGAATAAGCCAGGACAACCCAGCCAAAGTGTGGTAAAGAATGTGTTTTCCTGTAGGGACTGAAAGAACACAGTGGATCCAGCACTTCTGATGACCCAGAAGCCAACTCTTTCAAAGGAGTTGTTTAAGAATCAGGAAAATCTCATTAGGTTACTGTGGTGAAGCTATCTGCCCCTCTCCCTCTACCCCAAACATGCAACAAACAGCAGTCCTGAAGAAAGCCACCTGGACACACTCTGGGGCTGCTTATGGAGTAAGAACACTGTcaaccacccccagcccccagcaggaCATTGTGTCTGTCAAGCCAGGTACTCACACCAGCCTTGCATTCCAAGCCTCTAGAGAGGTGGGGACCTGGCCCCGCCTAGGCTGGCCTCTAGCTCCAAGGCTGTGCCATGTACGGAAAAGCGGCAGCTTCCCCAGGATCAGGGGATGCTTGGGATCTGGAAACCAGACATTTTGGTTTATGGAGGATAAACAGATGAAAATATAAGGCTTAGCTTTacaatttcacttaacataatgactgGATTTTTacaagtcaccaaaaataaagaaTCCATTGAGAATAACCCCTCAATCTGCAAAACTTGCTCTGGGGCAATCCCAGGGAGGCTTGTGTGTCTCCTGTCTCAGTCATCTCTCTGTGGCTACAAAGAGCAATCAAGAGTGTGCTTCATAGGAATCCTGGCgctagaacagaaaaaggatggCATTTCCATACCATTTACGGTGAGCCTGGCCTTGTGAGAGTAGGTGGAGCCAAAGTGGTTAGTGATGACACACTGGTAGCGGCCCTCGTGCCCAAAAGTGACACGACGGAGGTGGAGGATGGTGGTGTACTCCATCACCTCCCCGTCCTGAGCACGGACGTGGGCGAAGTTCTCCATGTCGGCATTGGCCAACACCTCATTGTCCTTCTTCCAGGCAAAGGTCATAggggagctgctgctgctggccgccGAACAAGTGAACCGGATGTCCTTTCCCACCACAGCCATGGTCGTTTCTGGCTGGGTGATGATCTGTGGCTTTGGGAAGTCATCTGGGGAGAGAAGGGCCAACTGTAAGCCACACAGGCTCTTAGTACCCACAACGACCAGTTGCTGTTCAGGCTAACAAGAAATTGGGTCACATACAGCACAGGCACCAGATCTCTAATGGTCTCTGTGCATCTTCAGCTCCACCAGACACAATAAGAGTCAAATCAGGGATATCTGGCCTCCTCCAATTATAAGTCCATGAGTAGTGGTCACCTTTATGATCacactccttttttttcttttttgtgaccggtaaggggatcgcaacccttggcttggtgtcgcctgcaccgcgctcagccagtgagcgcaccgcccatccccatataggatccgaacccatggcgggagcgccgctgcgctcccagcgccgcactctcccgaatgagccacggggtcagccctatgATCACACTCCTTGATTAGAAATTAATCTACCAGTACTCAGTCACCAACCCAACCTGCAGTTTCCCTGAGAAGAATACAACCAACTTTACCTGCTTACTTTTACACAAAACACCCTTACACAGAGAGTCAGGTACCACCAGTCACAACTGCACAGACCTCACCCACAAACAGTACTCCAAAAGGAGTGGGGAATGAAGCACTTCCAGTATGTCAGAATAAGGACTTGCAAAAATCTGTACCTCTGTTAAAACAGTGAAAACACCCACAAAAATAGCAACGTCTTGTTAAGAAAagtcagtttgtggtactttaaTTTATCCTGagtccccttcccttctccccagctcCTTGGCAGCCATGAAACCCAGCGGCCTCGCAACCACTGAGGAGGGGGGCAGAATGGGTTTAGAGCTCCCCCAAAAGCCCCTTCCTCAGAGAATTATTACTGAGTGACCTGGCAGCAACCTGGAAAGCCCCATTCAAAGAGTTTGCATTTGTTTAACCTGATGTAGTCTGCTCAGCAAGGGAAACCCTCTTCCCAGGGCATCTGATGGAAACGGTCAGCAGCCACTGTTTAACAGCACAGCTGTCTGAGGGGACGATACTAGCTGGAGCAAACAAGAGCGTGGCCCACAACAGGTGAATGAAATGTCGATCAAGAGCTTTGAAAAGGTCCAATGTATTCCTGGGGATCTAGAAGGCCACACATGTGTTCAGGACTGTGTGCATGCTAAGGAAAGACCTGAGGGGCCCTTGTTTCTCACCTGTGGCTGAGCTTGAGATCTGCACAAACAGGAAGTGATGGCATACCCCCACCACACACGTACAGACCCTGAGTAAAGGATGGGACACTTACTGGTTGGAGGGACTTATGGATGTCCAATCATTAGCTAACCATTAAGCTAACCCAGCAGGAACTTATGAGGCTGAACAGATTTTACAACATTTGTCCAGGAAAGGTCACTAAATAAACTGTAACaataaacagcaaaaacaataaatCTCGAGGGAACAACATAAGGGGAGAATCTAATTTCCAGAGCTGTcacattattttatgaaatgctcgattttcagcaaaaaattatgaaacaaagaaacaggaaaaaaagtctAGAAACTATCCTTGAAGAATCTCAGATCTAGGTCTTAATAAAGACTTTGAATCAGCTATTATAAATgtattcaaagaactaaaggaaacaaCATCTGAAAGAAAGCATGAGaacactttctttatccaataGAGTATaacaagaaagagacagaaattataaaaatgaagcaaacataaaccttggagtttaaaaatacaatagttaaaataaaaaattcactagaggagcCTGATAACAGAACTGAGTTGGCAGAAAAAAAG
Proteins encoded:
- the LRIG1 gene encoding leucine-rich repeats and immunoglobulin-like domains protein 1 isoform X2, producing MARPARGALGAPRRSLHLLLLWLLLLRLEPATAATGLREPCATICTCARDSLDCGGRGLTALPGDLPSWTRSLNLSYNKLSEIDPAGFEDVPNLQEVYLNNNELTAIPSLGAASLQVVSLFLQHNRIRSVEGSQLKAYLSLQVLDLSWNNITEIRGACFPHGLHIKELNLASNRIGTLESGAFDGLSRSLLTLRLSRNRITQLPVKAFKLPRLTQLDLNRNRIRLIEGLTFQGLDSLEVLKLQRNNISKLTDGAFWGLSKMHVLHLEYNSLVEVNSGSLYGLTALHQLYLSNNSISRIHRDGWSFCQKLHELILSFNNLTRLDEESLAELSSLSVLRLSHNSISHIAEGAFKGLKNLRVLDLDHNEIAGTIEDTSGAFSGLDSLSKLTLFGNKIKSVAKRAFSGLEGLEHLNLGENAIRSVQFDAFVKMKNLKELHISSDSFLCDCQLKWLPLWLMGRMLQTFVTATCAHPESLKGQSIFSVPPESFVCVLPSFTKMPHDIAIRTGTMARLECAATGHPNPQIAWQKDGGTDFPAARERRMHVMPDDDVFFITDVKIDDMGVYSCTAQNSAGSISANATLTVLETPSLVVPLEDRMVSVGETVALQCKATGSPPPRITWLKGDRPLSLTERHHFTPGNQLLVVQNVVAEDAGRYTCEMSNALGTERAHSQLTIVPTPGCRKDGTTVGIFTIAVVCSIVLTSLVWVCIIYQTRKKSEEYSVTNTDETIVPPDVPSYLSSQGTLSDRPETVVRTEGGHQANGHIESNGVCPRDPSLFSEVDTHGITCRQPKLCVGFTKEPWKVPDKADGPPGPHKTEHSGPVVCSDCNTDMASYPKEQAFYPQPGSRDSTQTSILSGQEPSPSDQEYSPPHLSSGTVDGSHPDCRGSLYPSNHDRILTSLKKPVACRDGKGDSSWTLARLYDPDSTDLQPSSVLTSGNPEVTEASSGFPDVPSEAQHLLVSNGHLPKTCDSSLESTALTGQLPGKWRGPLLLAPKS
- the LRIG1 gene encoding leucine-rich repeats and immunoglobulin-like domains protein 1 isoform X1, with translation MARPARGALGAPRRSLHLLLLWLLLLRLEPATAATGLREPCATICTCARDSLDCGGRGLTALPGDLPSWTRSLNLSYNKLSEIDPAGFEDVPNLQEVYLNNNELTAIPSLGAASLQVVSLFLQHNRIRSVEGSQLKAYLSLQVLDLSWNNITEIRGACFPHGLHIKELNLASNRIGTLESGAFDGLSRSLLTLRLSRNRITQLPVKAFKLPRLTQLDLNRNRIRLIEGLTFQGLDSLEVLKLQRNNISKLTDGAFWGLSKMHVLHLEYNSLVEVNSGSLYGLTALHQLYLSNNSISRIHRDGWSFCQKLHELILSFNNLTRLDEESLAELSSLSVLRLSHNSISHIAEGAFKGLKNLRVLDLDHNEIAGTIEDTSGAFSGLDSLSKLTLFGNKIKSVAKRAFSGLEGLEHLNLGENAIRSVQFDAFVKMKNLKELHISSDSFLCDCQLKWLPLWLMGRMLQTFVTATCAHPESLKGQSIFSVPPESFVCDDFPKPQIITQPETTMAVVGKDIRFTCSAASSSSSPMTFAWKKDNEVLANADMENFAHVRAQDGEVMEYTTILHLRRVTFGHEGRYQCVITNHFGSTYSHKARLTVNVLPSFTKMPHDIAIRTGTMARLECAATGHPNPQIAWQKDGGTDFPAARERRMHVMPDDDVFFITDVKIDDMGVYSCTAQNSAGSISANATLTVLETPSLVVPLEDRMVSVGETVALQCKATGSPPPRITWLKGDRPLSLTERHHFTPGNQLLVVQNVVAEDAGRYTCEMSNALGTERAHSQLTIVPTPGCRKDGTTVGIFTIAVVCSIVLTSLVWVCIIYQTRKKSEEYSVTNTDETIVPPDVPSYLSSQGTLSDRPETVVRTEGGHQANGHIESNGVCPRDPSLFSEVDTHGITCRQPKLCVGFTKEPWKVPDKADGPPGPHKTEHSGPVVCSDCNTDMASYPKEQAFYPQPGSRDSTQTSILSGQEPSPSDQEYSPPHLSSGTVDGSHPDCRGSLYPSNHDRILTSLKKPVACRDGKGDSSWTLARLYDPDSTDLQPSSVLTSGNPEVTEASSGFPDVPSEAQHLLVSNGHLPKTCDSSLESTALTGQLPGKWRGPLLLAPKS